The following DNA comes from Rosa rugosa chromosome 5, drRosRugo1.1, whole genome shotgun sequence.
TTATCTGTAAAAACCCAATTGATTCATTTTGAACAATTAACAATGGGCTAAATGACATTGCCATAGTTGGGAGAGTAAGCTTCCATAAGAAGAACCAAAGTCACCGGAAACGCTGCATCTGCCGGCGACCCGCGTTCTGGATCAAACGAACCCAATCGCGGGGCGTTCGCGATCCGAATCGCTATGTTTAGCGATCCCATGGTGTTGGCGAACTCACGCATACCAGAGCCAATCTCTCTCTGCTGATCTGAAATCTGAATCGCATCCTGCGGCAGAGAAGGAAGGACCAAAGTCACACGAAACGCGGAACGCTGCGGTACGGGAACGCGGTACGCTAGTCTTCAGGGTACGCGGTACGCTAAGATATATTAgctaattttaattaaaataaattacttacgataaataaaattataaaaaataataaagagatAACCATACCATAAATAAAAATCtcaagaaaaattataaaataaaaataaattgtcaCTACTACTAAAAAATTAATTGAGTTTTTCAAaccaacaaagaaaaataatgcttaaaagtaatttttttttctgatggctggaacccagtgggaggcttgGCCATCACGCCTGTCTAAGTTCTTATTTTGAAGTGCCGCTTGAGTCTCTTGCTCTTGCAAATCTGGATATATGAGTTTGATGTGTTCCTGGCCGAATCGGTTGTGTATTGAGAATGGGTGGAACAGGTCTGCTTGAAGTATTCTTGGTACGCAATGATTCTTCCTCATCAACATAGTCTCCGTCTAACATTCTCCATCGCAAGTCCTCCAATCTCATTGGCGAATCATCTACTTTAAGAAGATGAACTTGATACTGGTTGAGCTAGTACCTATTTATTTGTGATATCGTGTGAAACAAAACATACATATATCAAGTTAGTaattaaactaattaatatACTTGGTAAAAGAAAAAGACGGCAAGTTACAAAATATTGCTATATAAAAAATACATTGATAACTCAGTGAATAAATATGCTAGAGAATATGGATAAAGGTTTTAACAAGCTGTGTAAAAAACATGGATGCAATTAAGGCATTAAGTGCAGAGGATGGAATATATGTTAATTATAACACAATTATTACGACAATTCATTGGAGTTCTATCATTCAACCTACGGCAAagttaacccaaaaaaaaaaaaaaatcctatagCAATACATTCAACCTATAGCAACGTttgacaaaaataataataataataacaataatcaaTCATTCAACCTACGgcaaccttaaaaaaaaaaaaaaaaaaaaaattatatatatatatatataacaataaTAAAGTATATTATAAATGAACAGAGATTAAAAGattaataataacaaaaaattaCCTTTTGTGCAACTTCTGCTAATTCTGGAACTTGTGAACCATATGTTGACCACCAATCAATGGCATCCATAGTTACAGCATTTGTCTGGACAACTTGTGTAGCAAAAATACCTTTTCGCTGATGAAAAATGGCATATTGTTGACGTAATAACTCTGCTTCTTCTCGATCTTCTGATATCTTATCAAATGCTTCCATAAGGCTTGTAATCACTTCTATATCTTGATTAAGGCTCTTTCGAGTGAATCCTCCTGGTGGTTTTTTACTGAGATATTCTCTATCATAAAATCTTGCCGTCAGGGCATATCCAACACAATGGATAGGGTAATTCATTTTTTGCCACCTTTGGAGCACAATCTTTTCGACTTGTGGAAAATAATTAGAGTGCGGCCCAGAACTCATAACTTCTCTTATTTCTCCAAGCATATTGTCCATCCTTTCATAAATTTCACCCATCTTTTGACCATCACCATCAcaatatttaattaaaaaatatattggCTTTGTGATATTCACTATAGCCAACACATCATCCCAAAAGTTGTCTGCCAACACAGCTTGTGTTATATTCTCCCCAAGTTTTCTTTTCTCGGGGTCTAAAGTCTTCACCCAATCTTTCCATTTTTGAAGAATTACCGTACTTGCTAGTGCTTCTTTGCAATCAATAAGTCGCTTCAACAAGATATAATGCGATGCAAATCTAGTTTTTGCAACTTTCAATAACTCCAATTTGGATTGACTTCTGAACATGGCCAAAGCATGTGAATGGTTCAAAAAGAACTTAACAATAGCTTTTCCAATATTATAAATTTGCCGAAACCACTCAAACTCTTTTGCCAAATCTTTAAAAATAAGATTCAAGGTATGAACAACACAGggagaccaaaagatatgtttATGTACCTTTTCAATCTCTCTCCCAGCAGATTCACAGTTTTTTGCATTGTCAGTGACTATCTGGAGGACATTTGACGATCCCACATCTTCAATTGCAGTAAGCATAAAGTCAGCAATCACTTCACCAGTTTTTTGTATCCCAGAAAAATCTTGAGCATAAAGAAACAACGCTCCTCTACTATTTGCAGCAATAATGTTGATAAGTGGCTCATGCTTCATGTTAGACCATCCATCTGATACAATTGAAACACCGTGAGTAAACCATGTATCTTTAACATGAGCTAATTCTTTTTCCAGACTTCGTTTACACTCATCAAGCAAAGTAGTTCTTGCTTTTTCAGAAGATGGAGCCTTATAACCCTTGGGTCCATTATTTATAGCTGAAATCATCTCATGAAATTGGGGATTTCTTAACACATTAAACGGAATTCCATTA
Coding sequences within:
- the LOC133711665 gene encoding uncharacterized protein LOC133711665, translating into MAFGKRKPSRQEPIFEENYEGDVGEHEDNNTVEETQASNTDQSSSRNSHEQAQESQEIPMNSDIKPLLNEVIITGGAQGKNSGGTKSWTCKHCDGQYKSSYTRIHYHFFGNLPGKKSEIRRCQSLINNREEYERVRRMVMEAEKKGVSSSLKSSTILRQQPQKSTVGALDDMFKIMDKNSVDMKVMRGLCANGIPFNVLRNPQFHEMISAINNGPKGYKAPSSEKARTTLLDECKRSLEKELAHVKDTWFTHGVSIVSDGWSNMKHEPLINIIAANSRGALFLYAQDFSGIQKTGEVIADFMLTAIEDVGSSNVLQIVTDNAKNCESAGREIEKVHKHIFWSPCVVHTLNLIFKDLAKEFEWFRQIYNIGKAIVKFFLNHSHALAMFRSQSKLELLKVAKTRFASHYILLKRLIDCKEALASTVILQKWKDWVKTLDPEKRKLGENITQAVLADNFWDDVLAIVNITKPIYFLIKYCDGDGQKMGEIYERMDNMLGEIREVMSSGPHSNYFPQVEKIVLQRWQKMNYPIHCVGYALTARFYDREYLSKKPPGGFTRKSLNQDIEVITSLMEAFDKISEDREEAELLRQQYAIFHQRKGIFATQVVQTNAVTMDAIDWWSTYGSQVPELAEVAQKGHIAGTIESHETIGEETCVEFEGSDYFGNS